The DNA sequence CGTAGCCGAAGATCGGCTTGCGGGCGAAGACCGGGAACACTTCGCTAACGATGCCGAAGAACGGCAGCGCGATGATGTACACCTCGGGGTGGCCGAAGAACCAGAACAGGTGCTGCCACAACAGCACGCCGCCGTTGGCGGAGTCGTAGACGTGCCCGCCCAGGTGACGGTCCACGGCCAAGCCGAACAACGCCGCGGTCAGCAACGGGAAAACGATCAGCACCAGGATCGAGGTGACCAGGATATTCCAGGTGAAGATCGGCAGCCGGAACATGGTCATGCCGGGGGCACGCATGCACGCCACCGTGGTGATCATGTTGACCGCACCGAGGATGGTGCCCAGACCACCGACGGCCAGGCCCATAATCCACAGGTCGCCGCCGGCACCCGGGGAGTGCACCGCGTCGCTCAGCGGTGTGTAGGCGGTCCAGCCGAAGTCGGCGGCGCCACCGGGGGTGATGAAGCCGGCCAGGGCGATGGTCGCGCCGAAGAGGAACAGCCAGAACGAGAACGCGTTCAGGCGGGGGAAGGCCACGTCCGGGGCGCCGATCTGCAGCGGCAGCACCAGGTTGGAGAACCCGAACACGATCGGGGTGGCATAGAAGAGCAGCATCACCGTGCCGTGCATGGTGAACAACTGGTTGAACTGCTCGTTGGACAGGAACTGCAGGCCCGGCACCGCCAGCTCAGTACGCATGAGCAGCGCGAGCAGGCCGCCGATGAAGAAGAAGGCCATACAGGCGACGCAGTACATGATGCCGATCAGCTTGTGATCGGTGGTGGTGATCATCTTGTACAGCAGGCTGCCCTTGGGGCCCATCAACGCAGGGAAGGGCCGACTGGCCTCGAGTTCTGCGCGCGGGGGTGCTTCGGCGGTCAAGATTCCTCCAAACATGGGCATCCCGGGAACTTGGTCGAATCCTAACCCCGAGCATCGCCCTGTCGGTATAGGCCTCCTACAAACTGTCGTATTCGTCTCCTCAAGAGGTGCACCACCGTGGGTGTTAACGTCACGGCGTGACCAGGGTGGACAGGCGGGCGGCGTCCGCAGTAGCGCTTGCCGTGACCTTGCTCACGACGGCCGGATGCGCGGGTGATACCGCCGAAACGGCTACGACCTCGATCTCCACCACGACGACGATGGTCGCCGGGGCCGGCGTGCTCGGCAATGATCGTCGCCCCGACGAGTCGTGCGCGGCTGAGCCTGCGCACCCGGACCCCGGGCCCGCCATGCGCTGGGCCCACAACGCGGCCGAGGTGGAGCCGGCCAGCGTCGAAGTCCCCGAGCAGGCGGAACGCATCGTAGTGCTCTCCGGCGATCAGCTCGACACGCTGTGCGCCCTGGGCCTGCAGTCCCGCGTGGTCGGCGCCGCACTATCGGACGGGGCGGACAAGCAACCGTCGTACCTGGGCTCGGTAGTGCACGGTGTCGCGGCCGTGGGCTCGGCCAGCAACCCCGATACCGGCGCCATCGCCGAGCTGCATCCGGATCTGATCCTGGGTGCACAGGGCCTGACACCCGGATATGCGGAGCTGGCCGCGATCGCCCCCACCGTGTTCAGCGGGGCGCCGGGTTCGGCGTGGGAGGACAACGTGCGCGCTGTGGGCGCCGCGACGGCACGCAACGGCGCCGCCGACGAGGTGCTCGAGAGGTTCAGCGCGTACGCCGCTGAAACCCGTGAGGTCAGCGACGCGACCCACTTCCAGGTGTCGGTGGTGGAGTTCACCGACAACAGCGTGCGGGTGTACGGGGCCTCCGGCTTCGCTGCCAGCGTGCTCAAGACCGTCGGGGTGGACCGCCCACCGTCGCAGCGCTTCACCGATCGGCCCTACATCGAGATCCCAGCTAACGATGCCGATCTGGCCGGCCGGGCGGATTTCTCGGCGGCCGACGGCGACGTCGTCTACGTGTCGTTCGCCTCGCCAGCAGTGAAGGCGCGGGCTGCCACCGTGTTCGACAGCGTCGCCTGGCGACGGCTTGCGGCCAACCGTGACAGCCGGGTTTTCGTCGTCAACAACGAGGTGTGGCAGACCGGGCAGGGACCGGTCGCCGCGCGCGGCGTGGCCGAAGATCTGCGCTGGGTGAACGCGCCGATCAACTGATCCGGCGTCCCTGCCCCCGACGCCTGCGGTGACCGATCTCACGCCCGTGGGACACGCTTTTCAGCAAATAACTTTGCTAAGCTATGTTTTTACGTGTCGATGCATATCTGAAGAGGAATCTCCGCTATGAGC is a window from the Mycobacterium sp. SVM_VP21 genome containing:
- a CDS encoding iron-siderophore ABC transporter substrate-binding protein, whose protein sequence is MTRVDRRAASAVALAVTLLTTAGCAGDTAETATTSISTTTTMVAGAGVLGNDRRPDESCAAEPAHPDPGPAMRWAHNAAEVEPASVEVPEQAERIVVLSGDQLDTLCALGLQSRVVGAALSDGADKQPSYLGSVVHGVAAVGSASNPDTGAIAELHPDLILGAQGLTPGYAELAAIAPTVFSGAPGSAWEDNVRAVGAATARNGAADEVLERFSAYAAETREVSDATHFQVSVVEFTDNSVRVYGASGFAASVLKTVGVDRPPSQRFTDRPYIEIPANDADLAGRADFSAADGDVVYVSFASPAVKARAATVFDSVAWRRLAANRDSRVFVVNNEVWQTGQGPVAARGVAEDLRWVNAPIN
- the ctaD gene encoding cytochrome c oxidase subunit I; protein product: MTAEAPPRAELEASRPFPALMGPKGSLLYKMITTTDHKLIGIMYCVACMAFFFIGGLLALLMRTELAVPGLQFLSNEQFNQLFTMHGTVMLLFYATPIVFGFSNLVLPLQIGAPDVAFPRLNAFSFWLFLFGATIALAGFITPGGAADFGWTAYTPLSDAVHSPGAGGDLWIMGLAVGGLGTILGAVNMITTVACMRAPGMTMFRLPIFTWNILVTSILVLIVFPLLTAALFGLAVDRHLGGHVYDSANGGVLLWQHLFWFFGHPEVYIIALPFFGIVSEVFPVFARKPIFGYVTLVYATLSIAGLSTAVWAHHMFATGAVLLPFFSLLTLMIAIPTGLKFFNWIGTLWRGQLTFETPMLFALGFIVTFLAGGLTGVMLASPPLDFHVSDSYFLIAHFHYVLFGTIVFATFSGIYFWFPKMTGRLLDERLGKLHFWLTFIGFHTTFLIQHWLGNMGMPRRYADYLPTDGFTAFNIVSTVGAFILGSSMIAFTWNVFKSWRYGEVVTVDDPWGYGNSLEWATSCPPPRHNFTELPRIRSERPAFELHYPHMVDRLRAEAHVGRHPGDELYEPANA